A genome region from Gossypium hirsutum isolate 1008001.06 chromosome A04, Gossypium_hirsutum_v2.1, whole genome shotgun sequence includes the following:
- the LOC107947908 gene encoding senescence-specific cysteine protease SAG39 → MSLVHVFFSLIFGTLASLIMSRTIHETSIVEKREQWMVDYGREYESELEKEKRLNIFKENLEYIESFNNGGNKSFKLGLNEYADMAQDEFLAAHTGYKLQDYPTLSKSTSYMYENFSDFPESTMAAGLDISFDWRDHGAVTPVKQQGKCNCCWAFSAVAAIEGILQIKTGKLISLSEQQLLDCSTNGGNKGCDGGLMTNAYDYITQNQGITTEKDYPYLEIQEACDLVKQSIKAATLNGYETLPVNDENAMFKAVANQPVSIGIDGSGQAFRFFKVVECLMEIVAVI, encoded by the exons ATGAGTTTAGTTCatgtctttttttctttaatctttgggacattggcatctcTTATCATGTCTCGTACAATCCATGAAACCTCCATTGTTGAAAAACGTGAGCAATGGATGGTTGACTACGGCCGAGAATATGAGAGCGAATTAGAGAAGGAGAAACGTCTTAATATATTCAAAGAGAACTTGGAATATATTGAGAGCTTCAACAATGGTGGAAATAAGAGCTTTAAGCTAGGTTTAAATGAATATGCAGACATGGCACAAGATGAATTCCTTGCGGCTCACACCGGATATAAGTTACAAGATTACCCCACATTGTCCAAATCAAcatcatatatgtatgaaaatttttcaGATTTTCCCGAATCAACGATGGCTGCAGGCTTGGATATAAGCTTTGATTGGAGGGACCATGGAGCCGTCACTCCTGTTAAGCAGCAGGGCAAATGTA ACTGTTGTTGGGCATTTTCAGCAGTGGCAGCCATTGAAGGGATACTCCAAATCAAAACAGGGAAATTAATCTCATTATCGGAGCAACAATTGTTGGATTGCAGCACAAATGGAGGGAACAAAGGGTGCGACGGTGGACTGATGACGAATGCTTATGATTACATCACCCAAAACCAAGGGATAACCACCGAAAAAGACTACCCATATCTCGAAATCCAAGAAGCTTGCGATTTAGTGAAACAGTCGATCAAAGCAGCCACCCTCAATGGCTACGAAACATTGCCTGTAAACGATGAAAACGCCATGTTTAAGGCGGTGGCGAATCAACCTGTATCCATTGGAATCGATGGGAGTGGACAAGCCTTCCGGTTTTTCAAGGTGGTGGAGTGTTTAATGGAGATTGTGGCAGTGATTTAA